From the genome of Bubalus bubalis isolate 160015118507 breed Murrah chromosome 2, NDDB_SH_1, whole genome shotgun sequence, one region includes:
- the PAQR7 gene encoding membrane progestin receptor alpha: protein MATIVAQKLSHLLPSLRQVHQEPQPSVPSEPVFTVDRAEVPPLFWKPYIYVGYRPLHRTWRFYFRTLFQQHNEAVNVWTHLLAALVLLLRLAIFVGTVDFWGDPHALPLFIIVLASFTYLSLSALAHLLQAKSEFWHYSFFFLDYVGVAVYQFGSALAHFYYAIEPAWHAQVQTIFLPTAAFLAWLSCTGSCYNKYIQKPGLLGRTCQEVPSALAYALDISPVAHRILVSPDPATDDPALLYHKCQVVFFLLAAAFFSAFMPERWFPGSCHVFGQGHQLFHVFLVLCTLAQLEAVALDYEARRSIYEPLHTRWPHNFSGLFLLTVGSSILTAFLLSQLVRRKLDLDRKTQ from the coding sequence ATGGCCACAATCGTGGCCCAGAAGCTCAGCCACCTCCTGCCCAGTCTGCGGCAGGTCCACCAGGAGCCTCAGCCGTCTGTGCCATCAGAGCCTGTGTTCACCGTGGATCGAGCGGAGGTGCCGCCCCTCTTCTGGAAGCCGTACATCTACGTGGGCTACCGGCCGCTGCATCGGACCTGGCGCTTCTACTTCCGCACGCTGTTCCAGCAGCACAACGAGGCGGTGAACGTCTGGACCCACCTGCTGGCcgccctggtgctgctgctgcggctCGCCATTTTTGTGGGCACCGTGGACTTCTGGGGAGACCCGCATGCCCTGCCCCTCTTCATCATCGTCCTCGCCTCCTTCACCTACCTCTCCCTCAGTGCCTTGGCTCACCTCCTGCAGGCCAAGTCCGAGTTCTGGCATTACAGCTTCTTCTTCCTGGACTACGTGGGTGTGGCCGTGTACCAGTTTGGCAGCGCCCTGGCACACTTCTACTATGCCATTGAGCCTGCCTGGCACGCCCAAGTGCAGACCATCTTCCTGCCCACGGCTGCCTTTCTTGCTTGGCTTTCCTGCACTGGCTCCTGCTACAACAAGTACATccagaagcctggcctgctgggcCGCACTTGCCAGGAGGTACCCTCCGCGCTGGCCTATGCATTGGACATCAGCCCCGTGGCTCACCGCATTCTTGTGTCCCCCGACCCTGCCACAGACGACCCGGCTCTTCTCTACCACAAATGCCAGGTGGTCTTCTTTCTGTTGGCTGCggctttcttctctgccttcatgCCTGAGCGCTGGTTCCCTGGCAGCTGCCATGTCTTCGGGCAGGGCCACCAGCTCTTCCATGTCTTTTTGGTACTGTGCACGCTGGCCCAGCTGGAGGCCGTGGCGCTGGACTATGAGGCCCGGCGGTCCATCTATGAGCCTCTGCACACCCGCTGGCCCCACAACTTCTCCGGCCTCTTCTTGCTCACCGTAGGCAGCAGCATCCTCACCGCATTCCTCCTGAGCCAGCTGGTACGGCGCAAACTTGATCTTGATCGGAAGACTCAGTGA